The following proteins are encoded in a genomic region of Cryptomeria japonica chromosome 11, Sugi_1.0, whole genome shotgun sequence:
- the LOC131074986 gene encoding high mobility group B protein 9 isoform X1: MESYEEESTGEVIKVAEFQTAMKPMFGAPSASAREQMQLRQDMGIRSQHRAVGPTPKVLHHCKFLVYPPPLATHAELVHKRELFFNTLTKFHVTLGAKLTIPKIGGKDLDLHVLYREVTARGGLQMVINERKWKEITVVLNVPRTTTSASFVLRKYYINLLHHYEQVHFFQAQGPLVPPPEASYKNAALEDPEVKIKKQKIDSAQALRAVDQASSIGSVVSGFIDGQCEHGYLVTVMVGTRKMRGVVYHVPSPGSRSQGARVSTYTNILQSGFRSTMAHRISSNRKKKKVPRKDPGAPRQNRTGYNFFFGEQRAKLKSIQPDKDRAVSKTIGDLWNKLSEDEKLPYQERGLEDKERYKREMREYKERMRLQNRDSHVNLHMVHKYDHSNSDSRNQVQLKLEESKQLEERTQEQGSQSCSGIPNLEKPSSTSVIELVEKQQSTGGEMTNV, translated from the exons ATGGAAAGCTACGAAGAGGAAAGTACAGGAGAAGTCATAAAGGTGGCAGAGTTCCAGACTGCCATGAAGCCCATGTTTGGCGCTCCCAGTGCAAGTGCCAGGGAGCAAATGCAATTAAGGCAGGACATGGGAATAAGATCACAACACAGAGCAGTGGGACCAACTCCAAAGGTTCTTCATCACTGTAAATTCTTGGTTTATCCCCCGCCTCTGGCTACACATGCAGAGCTTGTGCACAAAAGGGAGTTGTTTTTCAACACCCTCACCAAATTCCATGTGACCCTCGGGGCCAAGCTGAC CATTCCAAAGATTGGTGGTAAGGATCTAGATCTTCATGTATTATATAGGGAAGTAACTGCTCGTGGAGGACTCCAAATG GTCATTAATGAAAGAAAATGGAAGGAGATCACAGTTGTGCTTAACGTTCCTCGCACTACCACAAGTGCTTCATTTGTTCTTCGCAAGTACTACATTAATTTGCTCCACCATTATGAGCAGGTTCACTTCTTTCAAGCCCAAGGGCCCTTGGTTCCTCCTCCAG AGGCTAGTTACAAAAATGCAGCATTAGAGGATCCAGAAGTAAAGATCAAAAAGCAGAAGATTGACTCTGCTCAAGCTCTTAGAG CAGTTGATCAAGCatcatcaataggaagtgttgtgAGTGGGTTTATAGACGGTCAATGTGAGCATGGTTATCTTGTCACTGTAATGGTTGGAACAAGAAAAATGAGGGGTGTGGTCTACCATGTACCTTCTCCTGGCTCTAGATCACAAGGTGCTAGGGTATCTACATATACAAATATTTTGCAGTCAGGCTTCAGATCTACAATGGCGCACAGAATAAGCagtaatagaaagaaaaaaaaagttccCAGGAAGGATCCAGGTGCCCCAAGGCAAAACAGAACAGGTTATAATTTTTTCTTTGGTGAGCAGCGAGCCAAACTCAAATCAATTCAACCAGATAAGGATAGAGCTGTCAGCAAGACGATTGGTGACTTGTGGAATAAGCTTTCAGAGGATGAAAAATTG CCTTATCAGGAGCGAGGTTTAGAGGATAAAGAGCGTTATAAAAGAGAGATGCGCGAATACAAGGAAAGAATGAGACTCCAGAATCGGGATTCACATGTTAATTTACATATGGTACACAAATATGACCATTCAAACAGTGATTCTAGAAATCAAGTTCAATTAAAATTAGAAGAATCTAAGCAACTTGAAGAACGAACCCAGGAGCAGGGATCACAGAGTTGTTCTGGCATACCCAATTTGGAGAAACCTTCTTCTACTTCTGTCATAGAGCTTGTTGAGAAGCAGCAATCTACAGGGGGTGAAATGACCAATGTATGA
- the LOC131074986 gene encoding high mobility group B protein 9 isoform X3, which translates to MESYEEESTGEVIKVAEFQTAMKPMFGAPSASAREQMQLRQDMGIRSQHRAVGPTPKVLHHCKFLVYPPPLATHAELVHKRELFFNTLTKFHVTLGAKLTIPKIGGKDLDLHVLYREVTARGGLQMVINERKWKEITVVLNVPRTTTSASFVLRKYYINLLHHYEQVHFFQAQGPLVPPPEASYKNAALEDPEVKIKKQKIDSAQALRAAVDQASSIGSVVSGFIDGQCEHGYLVTVMVGTRKMRGVVYHVPSPGSRSQGARVSTYTNILQSGFRSTMAHRISSNRKKKKVPRKDPGAPRQNRTGYNFFFGEQRAKLKSIQPDKDRAVSKTIGDLWNKLSEDEKLPYQERGLEDKERYKREMREYKERMRLQNRDSHVNLHMVHKYDHSNSDSRNQVQLKLEESKQLEERTQEQGSQSCSGIPNLEKPSSTSVIELVEKQQSTGGEMTNV; encoded by the exons ATGGAAAGCTACGAAGAGGAAAGTACAGGAGAAGTCATAAAGGTGGCAGAGTTCCAGACTGCCATGAAGCCCATGTTTGGCGCTCCCAGTGCAAGTGCCAGGGAGCAAATGCAATTAAGGCAGGACATGGGAATAAGATCACAACACAGAGCAGTGGGACCAACTCCAAAGGTTCTTCATCACTGTAAATTCTTGGTTTATCCCCCGCCTCTGGCTACACATGCAGAGCTTGTGCACAAAAGGGAGTTGTTTTTCAACACCCTCACCAAATTCCATGTGACCCTCGGGGCCAAGCTGAC CATTCCAAAGATTGGTGGTAAGGATCTAGATCTTCATGTATTATATAGGGAAGTAACTGCTCGTGGAGGACTCCAAATG GTCATTAATGAAAGAAAATGGAAGGAGATCACAGTTGTGCTTAACGTTCCTCGCACTACCACAAGTGCTTCATTTGTTCTTCGCAAGTACTACATTAATTTGCTCCACCATTATGAGCAGGTTCACTTCTTTCAAGCCCAAGGGCCCTTGGTTCCTCCTCCAG AGGCTAGTTACAAAAATGCAGCATTAGAGGATCCAGAAGTAAAGATCAAAAAGCAGAAGATTGACTCTGCTCAAGCTCTTAGAG CAGCAGTTGATCAAGCatcatcaataggaagtgttgtgAGTGGGTTTATAGACGGTCAATGTGAGCATGGTTATCTTGTCACTGTAATGGTTGGAACAAGAAAAATGAGGGGTGTGGTCTACCATGTACCTTCTCCTGGCTCTAGATCACAAGGTGCTAGGGTATCTACATATACAAATATTTTGCAGTCAGGCTTCAGATCTACAATGGCGCACAGAATAAGCagtaatagaaagaaaaaaaaagttccCAGGAAGGATCCAGGTGCCCCAAGGCAAAACAGAACAGGTTATAATTTTTTCTTTGGTGAGCAGCGAGCCAAACTCAAATCAATTCAACCAGATAAGGATAGAGCTGTCAGCAAGACGATTGGTGACTTGTGGAATAAGCTTTCAGAGGATGAAAAATTG CCTTATCAGGAGCGAGGTTTAGAGGATAAAGAGCGTTATAAAAGAGAGATGCGCGAATACAAGGAAAGAATGAGACTCCAGAATCGGGATTCACATGTTAATTTACATATGGTACACAAATATGACCATTCAAACAGTGATTCTAGAAATCAAGTTCAATTAAAATTAGAAGAATCTAAGCAACTTGAAGAACGAACCCAGGAGCAGGGATCACAGAGTTGTTCTGGCATACCCAATTTGGAGAAACCTTCTTCTACTTCTGTCATAGAGCTTGTTGAGAAGCAGCAATCTACAGGGGGTGAAATGACCAATGTATGA
- the LOC131074986 gene encoding high mobility group B protein 9 isoform X2: MESYEEESTGEVIKVAEFQTAMKPMFGAPSASAREQMQLRQDMGIRSQHRAVGPTPKVLHHCKFLVYPPPLATHAELVHKRELFFNTLTKFHVTLGAKLTIPKIGGKDLDLHVLYREVTARGGLQMVINERKWKEITVVLNVPRTTTSASFVLRKYYINLLHHYEQVHFFQAQGPLVPPPEASYKNAALEDPEVKIKKQKIDSAQALRVDQASSIGSVVSGFIDGQCEHGYLVTVMVGTRKMRGVVYHVPSPGSRSQGARVSTYTNILQSGFRSTMAHRISSNRKKKKVPRKDPGAPRQNRTGYNFFFGEQRAKLKSIQPDKDRAVSKTIGDLWNKLSEDEKLPYQERGLEDKERYKREMREYKERMRLQNRDSHVNLHMVHKYDHSNSDSRNQVQLKLEESKQLEERTQEQGSQSCSGIPNLEKPSSTSVIELVEKQQSTGGEMTNV; this comes from the exons ATGGAAAGCTACGAAGAGGAAAGTACAGGAGAAGTCATAAAGGTGGCAGAGTTCCAGACTGCCATGAAGCCCATGTTTGGCGCTCCCAGTGCAAGTGCCAGGGAGCAAATGCAATTAAGGCAGGACATGGGAATAAGATCACAACACAGAGCAGTGGGACCAACTCCAAAGGTTCTTCATCACTGTAAATTCTTGGTTTATCCCCCGCCTCTGGCTACACATGCAGAGCTTGTGCACAAAAGGGAGTTGTTTTTCAACACCCTCACCAAATTCCATGTGACCCTCGGGGCCAAGCTGAC CATTCCAAAGATTGGTGGTAAGGATCTAGATCTTCATGTATTATATAGGGAAGTAACTGCTCGTGGAGGACTCCAAATG GTCATTAATGAAAGAAAATGGAAGGAGATCACAGTTGTGCTTAACGTTCCTCGCACTACCACAAGTGCTTCATTTGTTCTTCGCAAGTACTACATTAATTTGCTCCACCATTATGAGCAGGTTCACTTCTTTCAAGCCCAAGGGCCCTTGGTTCCTCCTCCAG AGGCTAGTTACAAAAATGCAGCATTAGAGGATCCAGAAGTAAAGATCAAAAAGCAGAAGATTGACTCTGCTCAAGCTCTTAGAG TTGATCAAGCatcatcaataggaagtgttgtgAGTGGGTTTATAGACGGTCAATGTGAGCATGGTTATCTTGTCACTGTAATGGTTGGAACAAGAAAAATGAGGGGTGTGGTCTACCATGTACCTTCTCCTGGCTCTAGATCACAAGGTGCTAGGGTATCTACATATACAAATATTTTGCAGTCAGGCTTCAGATCTACAATGGCGCACAGAATAAGCagtaatagaaagaaaaaaaaagttccCAGGAAGGATCCAGGTGCCCCAAGGCAAAACAGAACAGGTTATAATTTTTTCTTTGGTGAGCAGCGAGCCAAACTCAAATCAATTCAACCAGATAAGGATAGAGCTGTCAGCAAGACGATTGGTGACTTGTGGAATAAGCTTTCAGAGGATGAAAAATTG CCTTATCAGGAGCGAGGTTTAGAGGATAAAGAGCGTTATAAAAGAGAGATGCGCGAATACAAGGAAAGAATGAGACTCCAGAATCGGGATTCACATGTTAATTTACATATGGTACACAAATATGACCATTCAAACAGTGATTCTAGAAATCAAGTTCAATTAAAATTAGAAGAATCTAAGCAACTTGAAGAACGAACCCAGGAGCAGGGATCACAGAGTTGTTCTGGCATACCCAATTTGGAGAAACCTTCTTCTACTTCTGTCATAGAGCTTGTTGAGAAGCAGCAATCTACAGGGGGTGAAATGACCAATGTATGA